One Intestinimonas butyriciproducens genomic window, GGCAACTCCAACCCCAAGCTGGCGCTGGACATCTGCAAGAAGTTGGGTACCCAGATGGGCAACGCCGAGGTGGGCACGTTCTCCGACGGAGAGAAGTCCGTCTCCATCTATGAGACCGTCCGTGGTTCCGACGTATTTGTCGTCCAGTCCACCTGCTCTCCTGTAAATGATAACCTGATGGAGCTCCTCATCATGATCGACGCCATGCGCCGTGCCTCTGCCGGGCGCGTCACCGCCGTGATCCCCTATTTCGGCTATGCGCGCCAGGACCGCAAGACCAAGCCCCGCGACCCCATCTCCGCCAAGCTGGTGGCCAACCTCATCACCCGCGCCGGCGCCGACCGGGTGCTGACCATGGACCTACACGCCAATCAGATCCAGGGCTTTTTCGACATTCCCGTGGACAATCTGCTGGGCTCTCCCATTTTTGTCAATCACTTTATGACGAAGTATGCCGACTGTCACCAGGAGGTCATGGTGGTCTCCCCCGACGTGGGCTCTGTGGCCCGCGCCCGCGCCTTTGCCCAGAAGCTGGATATGCCGCTGGCCATCGTGGATAAGCGCCGCCAGAAGGCCAACTCCTCCGAGGTCATGAACATCATCGGCGATGTCCGCGACAAGCGGGTCATCCTCCTCGACGACATGGTGGACACCGGCGGCTCCCTCTGCGGCGCGGCCAAGGCCCTGGTCGAGGTGGGCGGCGCCAAGTCCGTCACCGCCTGCGCTTCCCACGGCGTTCTCTCCGGTCCCGCCATCCAGCGCATTGAGGACAGCGTCCTGGACGAGGTCATCTTCCTCGACACCATTCCCGCGCGTCCTGAGGTAAAGTGTGCTAAAATCAAGTATCTCTCCGTGGCTGAGATGTTTGCCGAGGCCATCGAGCGCATCTACGAGGAGATCTCCGTCTCCAAGCTCTTCAACTGATCGGCTTCAACTGAACACTGCGACAGGGGCGGAGCGGCAGCTTCGCCCCCGTTGTGCATCGGAAGAAAGTCGGCCTCTGTAAGGCTGGGCGCCCGCCTTGCGCCGGAGTCCCCCTCCCCTTGCTGGGCCGCTTCTTATCCAGATCATCGAGGTGAAACCATGTTCTTCTCCCCAAAGAGCGGCGGTGTGGACTGGCTGCTGGTCTGCCTGGGTAATCCTGGCGACCAGTACGAGAATACCCGCCATAACGCGGGTTTTATGGTGGCCGACGAGCTGGCGGACCGCCTGAACGTACCCGTTCAGCGCCTGAAGTTCCGCGCCCTCACCAACACGGTGACGCTGGGCGGCCGGAAGGTCCTGCTCATGAAGCCTATGACCTACATGAATCTCTCCGGCGAAGCGGTACACGAGGCCGCTTCCTTTTACAAGATCCCTCCGGAGCGGGTCCTGGTGGTCTCCGACGAGGTGGCCCTTCCCCCTGGAAAGATCCGGGTCCGAAAAAACGGCAGTGCCGGCGGCCACAACGGCCTGAAAAACATCATTGCCCACCTTGGCACCGACCAGTTTCCCCGGGTTCGGGTGGGGGTGGGCCAGAAGCCCCACCCCGCCTGTGATATGGCCGACTGGGTCCTGGGAAAGTTCCAGGGCGAGGACAAAAAAGCGGTGGAAGCTGCGGTGAAGCGCGCCGCCGACGCAGTGGAATGCCTCATCGAACGGGGCCCCGAGGAGGCCATGAACCGCTACAACGGCTGATGGGGCCTTCTCCCCGGCCGCTCTGATTCTGAGGAGGGTCCGGCATGGGAAATTGGGCAAATCTATTCCACATGCACCGCACCGCCCACAGCGGCGAACGCGCCATGCGGCATCTGAAAGAGGACTGCGACCCGGGACCGCTCCTGGATGTCTCCCGCAGGACCATGGCCGACGCCGGACTGGCCGTCTCCTCTCCCCAGCTCTACTTCCTCCATGCCCTCAATCTGGCGGATGTCAACGTGGACATGGGAGAGGAGAGCGCTGCGCTCTCCCTCCTGTGCCGGATGGAGCCCGATGCCGTCTTTCCCAACCGTGCCTCGCTCCGTGCCGCCTTATTGGTATGCCCTGAGCTGCGCCCTCGCCGGCGGCGAACTCTGGCAGGAGGCGGCGGAAAACCGCAACCGGGCCGTGGAATCCTTCCGCCATGGACCTATGAGCGGGGAAAATCGTTTTTCCCTCCAGTGGAACCTCTGTCTCAACGGTCTGCTGCTCCGGTTTGACCAGGAAGAGCGTGTCGGCCTAGAGGCTGACCTGCTCTCCCCGATGGCTCCCGCTCCCGACCGCTACACTTCCGTGTGGGTCTGTCTGTTGCTGGGCCGCCTCTGCCTGAAATGCGGGCCGGTCGGAGGAGGCCTGCCCCCATCTGGAATACGCCGCCGCCCACGGTGGGTGGCTCCACCACCGCGCCGACGCAGAAGCACTGCTCCGCAGCTCCGCGCCGGTCGCCGGAGAAACCTGATCCAAGGAGTACCGCCTGTTATGAATCAATTGCTCTCGATCTTATCCCAGGTCCCGGAATTTCCCCAGCTTCTGGCTGCCATCGACTCCGGCGGGTGTCCCGCGGCCGTCACAGGGCTGGCGGCGGTCCACCGCGCCCATTTTGCCGCCGGCATCCGGGCTAATACCGGGCGTCCGGTGGTCCTTCTGTGCGCCGACGAAACCGAGGCCGCCCGTCTGGGGGAGGACCTGGCCGCTCTGACCGGGGAGACGGTCCTTCGGCTGCCCGCCAGGGAGTTTACCTTCCACAACGCCGCCGTGGTCTCCCGCCAGTGGGAGCACCGGCGGCTCTCCGTTCTCCGGGCCATGTCCACCGGACGGGCGCCGCTGGTCGTGGCCACTGTGGATGCCCTCCTCCAGCGGACCCTCCCGAAAACACTGCTGTCCCAGGCGGCACAGACTCTGCGCGTGGGGGAGGTCCATGACCTGCCAGAGCTGGCCGAACGCCTTGCCGCCGCGGGATATGCCCGTTGTGAGCAGGTGGAGGGCGCGGGCCAGTTTGCTCTGCGGGGCGGTATTCTGGACTTTTTCTCCCCTGCTTACGACCGGCCTGTTCGATGCGAATTTTTTGGAGATGAGATCGACTCCATGGGTCTGTTTGACCCCTCCAGTCAGCGCAGGACGGAAAACCGGGAGGAGGCGGAGATCCTTCCGGTGGCAGAAGTCCTCCCTCAGTTTGCCCCCGGAGGCTATCCCGGGCTCCTGGAGTCCATGGACCAGCTCATTTCCCGGGTAAAACGGGCCAAACACCCACAGCCGGAGCTTCTCGCCACCCTGGTCGAGGACCGGGACCGCCTGGAGGCGGGGGGCTCCTTTCCCGCCGTGGACCGGTACATCGCCCTTATTTATCCTCAGATGTCCACAGCAGTCGACTATCTCCCCGAGGACGCCGTGGTCTGCCTCTCTGAAAGTCCCCGCGTGGCGGAGCGGGCCAGGAACTACCAGTGGCGGCTGGAGGAGGACGCCAAGACCCTGATGGAATCCGGCCTCCTCCCCGGGGAGCTGGCCGCCTTCTCCCGCACCATGGACGACCTGTCCCACGGGCTTTCCGACTACCCCGTGGTCTTTCTGGACACCTTTTCCTCGTCCTCCTACCCTCTGCGTCCCAGATCGCTTCTGGACGTGATGGCCAAACAGCTCCCCTCCTACGGCGCGAGCCCGGAGACCGCCGCCGCCGACCTGGAGCACTACCAGTCCGTGGGCTTCCGGTCCATCGCCCTGGCCGCCGGCGAGCAGCGCTGTCTGAACCTCCAGTCGCTGCTGCGGGAGCGGAAGGTCCGCTCCGCCGTGGACTTCGCCCTTCACGATCTGCCCGCGCCCGGCAAGACGGTCATCTGCGTGGGGGGCCTCTCCGCCGGCTTTGAGTATCCGGACGCCAGACTGGCCGTACTTACCGAAGGGCGGGCCGCCCCCGCCAAAAAGCCGAAAAGCAGGAAGGCATCCAACCGCCAGAAGCTGGATTCCTATGCCGACCTCTCCCCCGGCGATCTGGTGGTCCATGAGCACCATGGCATCGGCCGGTATGTGGGCATGGTAAAAATGTCCGCCGACGGCGTGCAGAAAGACTATGTAAAAATCGCCTATGCCGGGTCCGATATTCTTTATGTGCCCGCCACCCAGCTCGACCTGGTGTCCAAGTACATCGGCTCCGGCGATGACACCGAGCATAAAAAGCTTTCCAAGCTTGGGGGCACCGACTGGGAAAAGGCCAAGACCCGGGCGCGGAAGGCGGTGCAGGACCTGGCCAAGGGGCTCATCCAGCTCTACGCGGAGCGGGAGCGCATGCCCGGCTATGCCTTCTCGCCCGACTCCCCTTGGATGAAGGAGTTCGAGGATCAGTTCGAGTACGCTGAGACCGACGACCAGCTCCGATGCATCGAGGAGATCAAACGCGATATGGAGACGCCCAAGCCCATGGACCGGCTTCTCTGCGGGGATGTGGGCTACGGCAAGACGGAGGTGGCCTTCCGTGCCATCATGAAATGTGTGCTGGACGGCAAACAGGCGGCCATCCTGGCCCCCACCACCGTGCTGGCCCGGCAGCACTTTCTCACCGCCAAACGCCGCTTTGCGCAGTTCCCCGTGGAGATCGATGTGGTGAGCCGCTTTCGTACACCGGCCCAGATGAAGGCCACGCTGATGAACGTGCAGTCCGGAAAGGTGGACCTGCTCATCGGGACCCACCGCCTTTTCAATAAGGATGTCCACTTTAAGGACCTGGGGCTGCTGGTGGTGGATGAGGAGCAGCGGTTCGGCGTCCAGCACAAAGAGAAGCTCAAGGAGCTCTCCAAGCAGGTGGACGTGCTTACACTCTCTGCCACCCCCATTCCCCGCACGCTGAACATGGCCCTCTCCGGTATCCGTGACATGTCTACCCTGGAGGAGCCGCCCCAGGACCGCCAACCGGTCCAGACCTATGTGCTTGAGCACGACTGGTCCGTGCTGGGCGACGCCATGAGCCGCGAGCTGGAGCGGGGCGGCCAGGTGTACTATCTCCACAACCGTGTGGAGACCATCGAGCGCACGGCGGCCCGTATCCAGGCCATGCTGCCTGATGCAGGCATCGCCATCGCCCATGGCCGCATGACCCAGGAAGAGATCAACGATGTCATGAGCCGGATGACCGACGGCGAGGTGGACATTCTCGTGTGTACCACCATCATCGAAACCGGTATCGATATCCCCAACGCCAATACGCTCATCATAGAGGATGCGGACAGGATGGGGCTTGCCCAGCTCCACCAGCTCCGGGGTCGGGTAGGGCGCTCCGCCCGTCGCGCCTTCGCCTATATGACCTACCGCCAGGGCAAAGTGCTCACCGAGGTCCAGGCCAAGCGCCTTTCTGCCATCCGGGAGTTCGCCGAATTCGGCTCTGGGTTCAAAATCGCCATGCGGGACCTGGAGATCCGGGGCGCGGGTAACGTGCTGGGTCCCGAGCAGTCCGGCTTCCTGGTCAGCGTGGGCTATGATATGTACCTGAAGCTTTTGGAGGAGGCGGTCCTGGAACAGAGGGGCGAGACGCCCAAGGTCCAGGCCGAATGCGCCGCCGATCTGGCGGTGGCCGCCTCTATCCCGGATCGATATGTCCCCTCGCCGGAACAGCGCATGGACCTCTACCGCCGCATCGCCCGTATCCGCAGCGAAGAGGAGGCCGACGACCTGGTGGATGAGCTCATCGACCGCTACGGAGATCCCCCGCGGACCGTAAACAATCTCATCTCCGTGGCGCTGCTCCGCGCCGCCGCTGCCGGCTGCGGCATTACAGAGATCGCCCAGAAAGGGGAACGCCTGAACTTCACGCTGGCCCAGGTGGATTTCGCCAAGGTCTCCTCTCTGTGCGGTGGAGCGGCCTACCGGGGCCGCCTTCTCTTCTCCGCCGGGGAAAATCCCTACCTGGCCCTCAAGGTGCGTAAGGGAGAGGACGCGCTGAAACTAGCCGCCCGGTTGGTGGAGGAGTACAGGGCCACACCGCTCCCTTCCCCCGCAAAATAGCCCTTGCCGCCTGACGCTCCGATCCCGCGGCCTCCAAGTTGCCTTTATATTGGTAATACCAATTCGAGCCTATATGCAGACAATCTTTTTGTTTTCTCTCATCTGGTTCCGCTAATCAGAACATCCGGCAATTAAGTTCCGCGATATACCACAAAGTATAAAAAAACCTTAACTTATACACAAACAATTCTCAAAGGTCCCGTTGCTTTTTATGGGACAATCATATATAATAAACCACGAAGCATAAGGATGGGAAAGCAAAATACAAAAATACTTAATTTATGGAGGTTAGTCCCATGAGAGAAGTCTATGTTGTGAACTGCTGCCGTACCGCTGTCGGCTCGTTCGGCGGGTCCTTGAAGGACGTTCCGGCTCCCGAGATGGGTGCCATTGTCATCAAGGAAGCGCTCAAGCGCGCCAATGTTGCCCCCGAGAATGTGGATGAGGTCATGTTTGGCTGCATTCTGACCGCCGGCCTGGGCCAGAACGTGGCCCGCCAGGCCTCCCTCAAGGCCGGGATTCCCATTGAGGTCCCCGCCTACACCGTGGGCATGGTCTGCGGCTCCGGCATGAAGAGCGTCATTGAGGGTGCCCGCTCCATTGTCGCCGGTGACGCCGACATCATCGTGGCCGGCGGCACCGAGAACATGTCCGCGGCCCCCTACTCCATCCCCGCCGCCCGCTGGGGCGCCCGGATGAACAACAACAAGATCATCGACACCATGGTGAACGACGGTCTGACCGACGCCTTCAATAATTATCACATGGGCATCACCGCCGAGAATGTCTGCGATCAGTGGGACATCACCCGCGAGGAGCTGGATGAGTTCGCCTACAACTCTCAGAAGAAGGCCGCCGCCGCCCGTGACTCCGGCCGCTTCAACGACGAGATCGTGCCTGTGCCCGTGAAGGTGAAGAAGGAGATCGTGGAGTTCAAGACCGACGAGTTCATTAAGGGCGACGTCTCCCTGGAGAAGATGGCCAAGCTGAAGCCCGCCTTCAAGCCCGACGGCGGCCGCGTGACCGCCGCCAACGCCTCCGGTATCAACGACGGCGCCGCCGCCATTGTTCTGGCCTCCAAGGAGGCCGTGGAGAAGTATGGCCTGAAGCCCATGTTCAAGCTGATCGGCTGGGGCCAGGGCGGCGTGGACCCGAAGATCATGGGCGTGGGCCCTGTGCCCGCCTCCAAGAACGCCATGGCAAAGGCCGGCGTGACCATCGAGGACATCGACCTGGTGGAAGCCAACGAGGCTTTTGCCGCCCAGTCCGTGGCGGTTGCCCGTGAGCTGAAATTCGACATGAGCAAGGTCAACGTCAACGGCGGTGCCATCGCCATCGGCCACCCTGTCGGCGCTTCCGGCGCCCGGATTATCGTCACCCTGCTCCACGAGATGCTCAAGCGCGACGACGCCAAGAAGGGCCTCGCCACCCTCTGCATCGGCGGCGGCATGGGCGTTGCCACCATCTTTGAAAAGTGCTAAAATAAGCTTGCGGTTCTTCGGCGGGCGGGCAGGGTCCGTCCGCCGAAGTCAGCATAGAAACAATTTTAGGAGGGAACGTAACAGTGGCAAAAATTATTTCTGTTGAGGAAGCCATCGCCATGATCCCCGATGGGGCTACCATCATGTTCGGCGGCTTCTTGGGCTGCGGCAGCGCTCACCATATCATCGATGCCCTGTCCAAAAGTGGCAAGAAGGACTTTACCATCATTGGCAACGACTGCGGCATGGCCACCGGCCCCAACGGCGACCTGTACGGCATGGCCAAACTAGTACACAACCACCAGGTCAAGCGCGTCATCGCCACCCATGTGGGCATGACTCCCGACGTGGGCACTCAGAACATGGTGGACAAGACCCTCACCGTGGACTTGGTCCCCCAGGGCTCTCTGGCCGAGATGATCCGTGCCGGCGGCGCGGGCCTGGGCGGCGTGCTCACCCCCACCGGCGTGGGTACCATCGTGGAGGACTCCCCTCTCTGCCTGGGCAAGCAGACCATCGACGGCAAGGAGTACCTGCTCATGAAGGCCCTGAAGGCCGACTTTGCTCTGGTCAACGCCCATTTCGTCGACAAGGCCGGCAACATGTGGTACAAGGGCACCACCCGCAACTTCAACACTGTAGCCGCCACCGCCGCTGACATCGTTATCGCCGAGGCCGATCACGTGGTCGAGATCGGCGACATCGAGCCCGAGAACGTTGTCACCCCCGGCGCCTACATCAAATACATCGTGGATGGAGGGAAGCTGTAATGGAAAAGTCTGAGATCAAGGGCTTTATCGCCAAGCGTGTTGCCAAGGAGCTCAAGGACGGCGACGTGGTGAATCTGGGCATCGGCCTGCCCACCCTGGTCCCCGCCTACCTGCCCGAGGGCGTACATGTGATTCTTCAGTCCGAGAACGGCATCATCGGCACCGGCGCCAAACCCACCGGCACCGACGCTGAACCCGCCTACAAGACCGATGCCGGCGGCTCTCCCGCTCAGGCTGCCAAGGGCGGCTGTTACATTGATTCCGCCACCTCCTTTGCCTTTATCCGCGGCGGCCATGTGAACGCCACCATCCTGGGCGGTCTGGAGGTCGATCAGGAGGGCTCTCTGTCCAACTGGATCATCCCCGGCAAGAAGATGCCAGGTATGGGCGGCGCCATGGACCTGCTGGTGGGCGCCAAGGAAGTCATCGTGGCCATGGAGCACACCGCCAAGGGCAACCCCAAAATCCTGAAGAAGTGCACCCTGCCCTATACCGCCGTGCACTGTGTCACCAAAATCATCACCGAGATGTGCGTATTCAATGTGACCAAGGACGGCCTGGTGATGACCGAGATCAACCCTGAGTTCACGGTAGATGATGTGAAGGCCGCCACCGCCGCAGACTTCACTGTGGCCGAGGACCTCAAGGATATGACCGCCTGAGTTTTTCTTATCAAGATTCCCCGGACAGATGTCCGGGGAATCTTTTTTTCTCCCAGCCCGGCTCTATTAAAAAGAGCAGCCCGCCATACGGCGGGCTGCTCCTTTTTAACTCTGTTTCTCCCCCACGTAGCCGTTGCAGACGTTGACCGCCTTCTCCACGGCGTTGAGGATGTTCTGATAGCCGGTGCAGCGGCACAGATGGCCGGAGATCAGCTTTCGGAGCTCCTCCCGTGTGTACGTTCGCCCTGTTCCCACGATCTCCACAGCGGAGAGAATGATGCCCGGGGTGCAGAAGCCGCACTGGACGGCGGCCTCCTCGATGAACGCCCTCTGGATCTCGGTGAGCTCCCCGTTTTCCCCCTGGAGTCCTTCCACAGTCAGGATGTGTTTTCCCTCCGCCCAACAGGTGAGGTAGATGCAGGAGTCGATGGCCACGCCGTCCACCAGAACAGTACAAGCCCCGCACTCCCCTACCTCACAGCCCCGCTTGACGCTGGTAAGGCCCAACCGGTCCCGCAGGGTGTCCAGCAGGGACTCCCGCAGGTCGTACCCCACCTCCACCGGCCTTCCGTTGACGGTGCAGTGCAGAATTTCCATCATAGCTGCGCCCCTCCCTTCCGGGCCGCCTCCAGCAGGGCCCGCCCGGACAGTTCCCGGATGAGCTGAAGGCGAAATTCCCTGGAGGCCCGCCAGCTGGTCCGTGGGCTGACGTCCTCCAGCGCCAGGCTTCCAAGCCGCGCAGCCGCTTCCGATACGGGGAGGCCGCGGACCCCCTCCTCCGCCGTCCGGGCACGGATGGGCGTCGGCGCGGCCACGCCAAAGGCGAGGCGCACATCCTCACAGATCCTCTTGTCTGCGGAAAGCCGGACCAGACAGGAGACCCCCAGTGTGGCGATGTCCATGGCGTTGCGCTGGGCGTATTTGATATAGTGTCCGCTCCAGCCGTCATAATTTTCTTTTTGTATCACAATCCTGCACAGGAGCTCGGCGGGGCCGAGGTCCACTTTGCCCACCCCCTGATACCACTGGGAAATGGGCACGATCCGCCAGCCCGCGGGGCCCCGCAGGTGCATCCGGACGTCCAGGGCCATAAGGGTGGAGGCCGAGTCGGCAGAGGTGACGCCGTTACAGACGTTGCCGCCGATGGTCCCCACTGCCCGGAGCTGGGGGCCGCCGGCCAAATCGGTGGCCTCCCCCAGCACGGAGACCCTCTCCTGAATGATCTCGCTGCCGGTGACACCCCGGAAAGTGGTCAGAGGTCCCACGGCGATATCGCCGTTTTCCAGCAGCGTCACCCCCTCCAGCTCCTCCCGCAGTCCGTGGATGGACACCAGACGGCTGTCGGCTAGCTTTCCCTCCCGGATCTTGATGAGCACATCGGAGCCGCCCGCGATGACCACGGCCGACGGGTCCTTTTGCAGCGCCGAAATGGCGTCCTCCACGGATACGGCCCGGTAAATGGATTGAATATCGTACACGGCTCAATCCCCCACTTTCTCGATGAGTCCCGCCTCCGTAAAGGCCTCCACCAGCCGCTGCGGATTCATGGGCAGGCGGCGGAGGCCCACGCCGGTGGCCTGGAGCACGGCGTTTCGGATCGCGCCGGCCACAGGAATGGCCGGCGGCTCTCCCAGGGATTTGTTCCCAAAGGGCCCCGAGGGGTCGTCGGTCTCCACGAAGAGGGCGTGGAGCTCCGGGTGGTCCATCGCGGTGGGCAGCTTATAGTCCAGCAGATTGCCGTTGAGGAGGCGGCCCTTGTCATCGTACTTCATCTCCTCTGAGAGGGCATATCCCATCCCCATGCTCATGCCGCCGTGCACCTGTGCCTCGGCCAGCTTGGGATTGATGAGCCTTCCGGAATCGTGAACATTCACGATGCGGAGCACCCGCACCTTGCCCACCGGGATGTCCACCTCCACCTCGGCAAAGCAGCAGCCGAAGGAAAAGGTATTGTTCTTGCACTGGACGGTGGCCTCAGCGGTGATGTGGACACAGTGCTGCAGAGAGTAAAAGGCCTCCATCGCCAGGTCCGCCATGCGCAGCACAGGCGCACCGCTGACTGTGGACACCACATCCCGGCCCCGGATGTCCAGATTGCCCGGGTCCAGATCGGTGAGCTCGGCTGCATAGTCCAGCACCTTGTCCCGGAAGATCTCTCCCGCCCTTTTGATGGCCTTACCGGTGACATAGGTCTGCCGGGATGCATAGGCGCCGGTGTCAAAGGGCGCCGTGTCGGTGTCCTGGAAAGAGACGATATGTACATCCTCGGTGGGGATGCCCACGGCCTGCGCGCACATCTGGGAAAAGACGGTGTCGCCCCCCTGTCCGATCTCCGTGGCCCCGAGCTGGAGCTGCACGGTACCGTCCTGGTTGAGGATGATCCGGGCCGACGAGGTCTCCAGGGAGATGGGCCACACGCCGGTCTTGTAGGAAAAGACCGCCATGCCCACACCCCGGCGGATGGCTCCGGTCTCATGGGCATATTTCTCCCGCAGCTCCCTCCACCTGATGAAATCCGCACCCTTACGGATGCAGTCCCGGAGTCCGGTGGAGTGGCACGTGATGCCGTTGGTGGGGTCCACATAGCCCAGCGGCATACTGTTTTTCAGCCGGAATTCCAGCGGATCCCACCCCATCTCCCGGGCGATGTCGTCCATCATGCACTCGCCGGCAAAATTGCACTGCGGGATGCCGTAGCCCCGCATGGCGCCGGTAGAGCCCAGATTGGTGTACACCGTCCATGCCTCGGAGCGGTGGGCCAGGACATCGGGATAGGTCTGGCGGAAGCCGGTGACGGCATTGGCCACGATGGCATGGCCGTGGGAGGCGTAGCCCCCCTGATTGGAGACCGCCCGGCACTCCCGGGCCATAAGGCGCATATCCGGCCCCACGGCGGCCTTCAGGTCGAAGTGGATGGGATGGCGGGAGCGGGTATTTTGAAAGGTCTCCTCCCGGGTGCACTCCAGTTTCACCGGTCGGCCGCCCACCTGGGTGGTGATCCAGGCATTGAGAGGCTCGTAGAGTACCTCCTGTTTATTCCCGAACCCGCCGCCGATATAGGGCTTGATGACCCGTATGTTGCCCCAGCCGATGCCCAAGGCCTGGCCGATGACGCGGCGGACGATATGGGGGATCTGGGTGGAGGACACCACCACGATGCGTCCGGCTTCCATATAGGCGTACGACACCGGGTTCTCGATGTGGCAGTGCTGAACGGCCTGGGTGTCGAAGTGGTCCTCGAAGACCCGGTAGGCGGGATCGGCAAAGACCTCATCCACATCCTTTACCGCCGCGCCCGGGGTGATCACGTTGAACAGAGTGTGCTTCAAGACATTGTCCGGGTGCTCCTCGTGGATGGGAAGGGCCCCCTCCGCCATCGCCTGTTCCGGCGTGGTGCAAACGGGGTACTCCTCATACTCCACCCGGATGGCCTCCAGCCCCCGCTGCGCTGCCAGCTCATTTTCCGCTACCACTACGGCGATGTCGTCCCCATAGATGCGTACCCGGGTGGCCAGCAGCTTTCGGTCGGCCACGTCCTGGTGCGCCTCCTCCACACTCCAGGGATGGCCCGGCGTGGGATACTGGATGTCGGGCACATCAAAACAGGTGAGCACCTTCACCACGCCGGGGACCGCCTGGGCTTCTGAAATATCCATGGATCTGACCACGCCGTTTGCAATGGTGCTGTGGAGGATTCTGGCCACAAGGATGGCCTCACCGTGGAGATCGTCCGTATACTTGGCCCGCCCCGTCACCTTGTCAAAGGCGTCTACGCGAGTCAGACTTCTGCCAACTTCCACAAAACACACCTCCTTTTAAAGGTAATATAACACAGTTTTGTCCAAAAAGGAAGGGGGCGTCCAGCCCCCTTTCCAATGGATCCCATCAGCCGATGATGGTCCCGGTCTGACCCCGCATCCCGTCCAGCGCCTTCTCCAACTGGGTGATCAGGGTCTGCCGGCCGGGGCTCGACTTGGCGAACGCCACAGCGGCCTCCACCTTGGGCAGCATGGAACCGGGGGCAAACTGTCCTTCCGCGATGTATTTTTCCGCCACAGGCACGGTCATATGGGTGAGCCAACGCTGATTGGGCTTTCCAAAGTGGACTGCCACCTTTTCCACGGCGGTGAGGATCATGAGGCAGTCCGCCCCCAGTTCCTCCGCCAGGAGCTCCGCGGTGAAATCCTTGTCTACCACGGCACCGGCGCCCCGCAGGTGGTTGCCATCCGGCAACACCGGGATGCCGCCTCCGCCGCAGGCGATGACGATCTGTCCCGCATCGGCCAGTGTGCGGATGGTGTCCAGCTCCACCACCCGGCGGGGCCGGGGAGAGGCCACCACCCGGCGCCAGCCCCGCCCGGCATCCTCCATGACCGGATTTCCCCGGCGGCGCATCTCCTCCGCCTCCGCCTGGGTCATAAAGGCTCCGATGGGCTTGGTGGGATGCTGGAAAGCCGGGTCTGCGGGGTCCACCTCCACCTGGGTGAGCACCGTCGCCACGCTGCGGCGAACGCCCCGGTTCAGCAGTTCCTCCCGCAGGGCGTTCTGGAGATCATAGCCGATGTAGCCTTGGCTCATGGCGGTACATACCGAGAGAGGGGCCATGGGGTGGCTGGGGTCCTCCCGGGAGAGCGTGGTCATGGCCATGTTGATCATCCCCACCTGGGGACCGTTGCCGTGGGTAATGACCATCTGATGGCCCTCCTCTAGGAGGTCGGCGATAGTCTTGACGGTGCGCTTTACGGCTTTCATCTGCTCAGGCAGGTTTTCCCCCAGGGCGTTTCCCCCCAGAGCCAGAACAATGCGCTTGGGTTTCATAGGCAATCCCCCTTTCCAGCCTTTCGGCCGCCGCGCGGGCGCTGTCTCTCCCGCGGATATGGGTCCTTACTTCTTCCTCCGGACCCGGCCCCGGCGCTCCA contains:
- a CDS encoding ribose-phosphate pyrophosphokinase, whose translation is MIAHGKDIKIFSGNSNPKLALDICKKLGTQMGNAEVGTFSDGEKSVSIYETVRGSDVFVVQSTCSPVNDNLMELLIMIDAMRRASAGRVTAVIPYFGYARQDRKTKPRDPISAKLVANLITRAGADRVLTMDLHANQIQGFFDIPVDNLLGSPIFVNHFMTKYADCHQEVMVVSPDVGSVARARAFAQKLDMPLAIVDKRRQKANSSEVMNIIGDVRDKRVILLDDMVDTGGSLCGAAKALVEVGGAKSVTACASHGVLSGPAIQRIEDSVLDEVIFLDTIPARPEVKCAKIKYLSVAEMFAEAIERIYEEISVSKLFN
- the pth gene encoding aminoacyl-tRNA hydrolase; amino-acid sequence: MFFSPKSGGVDWLLVCLGNPGDQYENTRHNAGFMVADELADRLNVPVQRLKFRALTNTVTLGGRKVLLMKPMTYMNLSGEAVHEAASFYKIPPERVLVVSDEVALPPGKIRVRKNGSAGGHNGLKNIIAHLGTDQFPRVRVGVGQKPHPACDMADWVLGKFQGEDKKAVEAAVKRAADAVECLIERGPEEAMNRYNG
- the mfd gene encoding transcription-repair coupling factor, giving the protein MNQLLSILSQVPEFPQLLAAIDSGGCPAAVTGLAAVHRAHFAAGIRANTGRPVVLLCADETEAARLGEDLAALTGETVLRLPAREFTFHNAAVVSRQWEHRRLSVLRAMSTGRAPLVVATVDALLQRTLPKTLLSQAAQTLRVGEVHDLPELAERLAAAGYARCEQVEGAGQFALRGGILDFFSPAYDRPVRCEFFGDEIDSMGLFDPSSQRRTENREEAEILPVAEVLPQFAPGGYPGLLESMDQLISRVKRAKHPQPELLATLVEDRDRLEAGGSFPAVDRYIALIYPQMSTAVDYLPEDAVVCLSESPRVAERARNYQWRLEEDAKTLMESGLLPGELAAFSRTMDDLSHGLSDYPVVFLDTFSSSSYPLRPRSLLDVMAKQLPSYGASPETAAADLEHYQSVGFRSIALAAGEQRCLNLQSLLRERKVRSAVDFALHDLPAPGKTVICVGGLSAGFEYPDARLAVLTEGRAAPAKKPKSRKASNRQKLDSYADLSPGDLVVHEHHGIGRYVGMVKMSADGVQKDYVKIAYAGSDILYVPATQLDLVSKYIGSGDDTEHKKLSKLGGTDWEKAKTRARKAVQDLAKGLIQLYAERERMPGYAFSPDSPWMKEFEDQFEYAETDDQLRCIEEIKRDMETPKPMDRLLCGDVGYGKTEVAFRAIMKCVLDGKQAAILAPTTVLARQHFLTAKRRFAQFPVEIDVVSRFRTPAQMKATLMNVQSGKVDLLIGTHRLFNKDVHFKDLGLLVVDEEQRFGVQHKEKLKELSKQVDVLTLSATPIPRTLNMALSGIRDMSTLEEPPQDRQPVQTYVLEHDWSVLGDAMSRELERGGQVYYLHNRVETIERTAARIQAMLPDAGIAIAHGRMTQEEINDVMSRMTDGEVDILVCTTIIETGIDIPNANTLIIEDADRMGLAQLHQLRGRVGRSARRAFAYMTYRQGKVLTEVQAKRLSAIREFAEFGSGFKIAMRDLEIRGAGNVLGPEQSGFLVSVGYDMYLKLLEEAVLEQRGETPKVQAECAADLAVAASIPDRYVPSPEQRMDLYRRIARIRSEEEADDLVDELIDRYGDPPRTVNNLISVALLRAAAAGCGITEIAQKGERLNFTLAQVDFAKVSSLCGGAAYRGRLLFSAGENPYLALKVRKGEDALKLAARLVEEYRATPLPSPAK
- a CDS encoding acetyl-CoA C-acetyltransferase; translated protein: MREVYVVNCCRTAVGSFGGSLKDVPAPEMGAIVIKEALKRANVAPENVDEVMFGCILTAGLGQNVARQASLKAGIPIEVPAYTVGMVCGSGMKSVIEGARSIVAGDADIIVAGGTENMSAAPYSIPAARWGARMNNNKIIDTMVNDGLTDAFNNYHMGITAENVCDQWDITREELDEFAYNSQKKAAAARDSGRFNDEIVPVPVKVKKEIVEFKTDEFIKGDVSLEKMAKLKPAFKPDGGRVTAANASGINDGAAAIVLASKEAVEKYGLKPMFKLIGWGQGGVDPKIMGVGPVPASKNAMAKAGVTIEDIDLVEANEAFAAQSVAVARELKFDMSKVNVNGGAIAIGHPVGASGARIIVTLLHEMLKRDDAKKGLATLCIGGGMGVATIFEKC